Below is a genomic region from Actinoallomurus bryophytorum.
CGAGCGCGTGATCGGAACCCTGCGCCGCGAGCTCCTGGACCGGATCCTGATCGTCGGCGAACGCCACCTGGCCCTGGTGCTCCGCGAGTACCTGATCCACTACAACGGCCACAGGCCGCACCAATCCCGACACCAACGGCCTCCAGACACCGAGACCCATCCGATCCGGGGATCGGCCGAACCCATCGACCTACGCCACATCCGCCCAAAACCCGTCGTGGCAGGCTTGATCAACGAATACCACCACGCCGCATAGCCGCAGGCCAAGCCACGTAACTCAGTATTCGAGCGGGACACCGTCAGGTACGCCAGCCGTAACAACACGGCCAACCATCACGCCGCGGCGACCGCGCCCCGGCACCACACTTCCGACGCAATCAGCCGAGCCGTCCCGCAGTGGGGCGCCGACACGCGCGATCACAGCTCTCACCTGCACGGATGTAGTTTTCGGCAGGCACAGGGTCCGTGCCGGCCTCCAAAGCTCTTACCTGCCCGGATGGCATTTTCGGCAAGCGCAAGGCCGAATAGGGCTCGGATCAACCGGTAGAGAATCGACAACAGCACCCCGGGACGTTGCCAGCCCCGATAGTGATCCCGTAGTGAAACCCCAGATCGCGGCGTGAGACTGAGTTTTCGAGCCCCACAGGTTGATAGCTCGATCCACCACCTTTTCCATGGTCGGATCGTTCGCCAGCTCAGAAAAGCCTCGCGCCAAAGCGGGAAGTGCATCGTTGACGAGCTGCCATGCGCGTTGCTTCGCGTCAGAACGGCTCAGGGAGGTCGGTGACGGTCAGCTCGGTGAGCTGGTCGGGTGTGGGGCCTGGGTGGTTGGCGAGGCGTGCGGCCTGGCGTTCGATGGTCTGCTCGAAAAGGGTGCGGGCGTCGCGGGCGTTGCCGAGCGT
It encodes:
- a CDS encoding integrase core domain-containing protein, which translates into the protein MTAHPTGAWAVQQARNLTMDLGDRIHSLRFVIHDRDSLFTTAFAEVFKAEGLRITTTLPRTPRMNAICERVIGTLRRELLDRILIVGERHLALVLREYLIHYNGHRPHQSRHQRPPDTETHPIRGSAEPIDLRHIRPKPVVAGLINEYHHAA